In the Panthera leo isolate Ple1 chromosome C2, P.leo_Ple1_pat1.1, whole genome shotgun sequence genome, TCTGGGTTTCTGACTCTCGGGCCACTGGGGAAAATGAAAGGCTTTATTTGCTTAACCATTGTATTCAGGTTTCTGTGGCACCCAAAGTCCTAAATGGTTTTGAGAGGCACTGTCGTATCTTGTTTAAGAACATGGTCCTTTGAGTTAAATGGGCAAGAGCTTTGAGTCCTACCTCTGCTGCATACTGTGTGAAACCTCAAATGGGTCACGCCATCACACTTACCTGTTTCTATAAAGTGGGAATGATGGTACTACCTGACACATGTCTCATGTAACCCTGGGGTAACCAACCTGTCGCAGTTTGCCTGGAACGTGCTCAATTTTAGCAATGAAAAGTCCCTCATCCTGGGGAACTCCttagtcccaggcaaaccaggacagCTGGTCTCCCTATTCAAACACGCCCCCCAAACTACCCTATCTCCTTTACAGATGGAAGACTGGGCCCTCCCTGAAGGCTAAACATTATGTTTGATGCCATCCCTTAATGGCTGAGTATAACATTACTGCAAAGATTAGTTTTATATTATGTGgtttttttcataagaaaagcAGCAACCACAGATGGTCAGAGGCACAGCTGGAATATTTTCctgatcatttaaatttttaacagttGTAACCCCACTATGTTTTAGTACTCATTGATATTCACCAGCAAATACGGTATCTTGCAGGGCTATTGGGAGGGTGAAATTAGTCTAGGAAAAGACTTTTCCATGATGTGTTACACAGTACGAGCGCTATGAAGTTGACCGGTGTCACACACACTTGGGTTGGACACTAGGCTTGGCTCTTCTTTTGGAAAAGTGACTTCACCCCCGTACCCCCCTCCAGCCTGCTTCCTCATTTGTGTTAGTGGTAATAGGAACTTCTTGAGAGCATTTAGATTGATAAAGAAATGCTTGTGGGGCATTTCTCAAGGAAAGTGTGACCCCAAAATGGTGCCTTTACTGCTCCCAGGTATCCAGAAGCCAGGCCTCAGGCCGCCCCCTGCTGAAGGGCCCTGCAGCTCTGGGAAGAGCCAAGTGGACCCTCCAGTGATACCTGCTCCTCACATCAAGGCCAGTCTCAGCTGGCAAGTGGGTTTCAGAGGCCCAGGACAGCCTGACCAGACACTCTGAATTCGGCTGGTTCCTCTCAAGCACAAGTATTATTATTCATGAGATGGCTACAGAGCAGGTACCAACATTTAGTTCAGTGGCCTTGAGCAATGGGAGTTAATTGGGGCCCAGGCCAGAACTCTGGCCACTATTGAAGCCAGTACTTCAATGTAAAAACCCTAGCTGTTTTCTGCTCTGTACTTGGGGCTGTGTTTAAACACACCCGGGTACACCCACACTAGCTTGGGCTGCTAAATCTGTTCAGAAGGCTTCCTGAAGACTCACAGAAATGGAAGCATGCATCCCTGCCTCTCGTGTATCAGTTTTTAGGGGTCCTAGGCAAAGGAATTACTCACCTCTTTCAAAAGCCTAATTCTGCTATAGCCTCGAAGATCCTCAAATAGGGTTAATAGCAGTATTAAGTTCTCCAATTGTTTATcagtgaaatttgagaaacactttaGCCATGTTAATATCTGCAGCTGTACTGAAAAAGGGTTAACTGCTCAATTGGGCTACAAAATTAACGTGTACAATCACCGGCTTCTGCTTGTTCTGTGTACCTCAAAAGCCTGTGGTCTCATTTTAGTACCTTGGTTTTAAGTTtcagtttcattcatttaatattttaaaaatatgtctttaggggagcctgggcggctcagttggttaagcgtctgacttcggctcaggtcatgatcttgcagtctgcgggtttgggccctgcgtcaggctctgtgctgacagctcagagcctggagcctgcttcggattctgtgtctccctctctctctgcctcttcgcagctcgtgctctgtctctctctgtctcaaaaataaataatcatgaaaaaaaatttttaaaaagtctcatctatatcattaaatattatgcaaatattaGCTAgctacctacctatcatctatctcaATGTGGAAATACCTCCAAGACATACTGTTAAGGGAAGTAagttaataagaaatatattttaagggaAGCAAATCACAGAACAATATATACAAAgtgatcttatttaaaaattacatatatttgtaCATCTGCATGGAAAATTTCTGGAAGAGTATCTGTCAAACAGCTCACAGTGTTCTCTCTGGAGGTGAGAAAAGAGAACTTCACTTGAAGCCGCTTTCAGTATAATTTGATTGTTTTCCAGTGAGCatgtattaattttaatcatAGAAACAAGAAAGCTGAATTTGCACCACACCTGCCATGAACTAAGCCATTAAGACCACTGCCCAGAAACCAAGAACTAAATGCATTAATCTCGGCTCAGTGTTCAGTGTTTGTTTATGGAGAGAGATGTCTCAGTACTTGATGCTGAGGAAGGTATATTAATGATGTACATACCTGATGTCTTGGGAGGCAAAAACCTCTTACCTATGCTTTTAATGTTgacttttatccaaaatatttacctttatcaAGAGACGTTtccaactgatttttaaaacatcttctgATTCACTTTTGGTTTTAAATCTTCAAGCTGTGTTTAGCAGTCCTAATTCAAATATACCGTGAGTGGAAGCAAAAACCAACCGATTAGGTCTAAGTACTCAAGAGACCGCACGATTTTCAGCAATGAAAGGAGCTGTGTAAATGGATTTCAAACCAGTCCAAGGCCACTAGCTGTGCATGTCCTCTGGGCCCCATGCGCAGCCTGCAGCTGGGCCACGGGTCCtggcctcttttctcttttctcgcATGTACTGGAGAGTTTTCTAATTTGCAACATTTTTACTtataccaacaacaacaaaaggatacATTTCTAAAATACCGGAACTTACTTGAAAAGACCCATAGGTACAAACCATGACTTGTATGTACGAGTattcttcaaaaatttatttatagaaatggacGTAGGTATCCAAAGGCAAcattagacaaaaacaaaaagtttggAATGCCAACGACACAGGAAAGTCTCACCTGCACTTTACATTTCTTCACAAGGAACTAGCACCATTTTAGTTCAGAAACCACAGATTTCATTATAATTGCttctaatatataaaataccttaTAAAGCTTATTTAACTATCTAGTAACAAAGTTCTTccaaaaacttatttaaaaatcagttagaATTTACCATTTGAAATTGACGAAAATGGTTTAAAAACTGATCTAATTCTAGGGCTGCTCAAAGGGAATGGGCCATAATTAGTTTTACTGGAAGAAAGGGCCTGAATTCAGCTTCTGGCTTTCCTTCTAACCACCAAGCAGGTACAGTAAATTGAATATCACATAGGAATAAGAGCACATCTAAAACTGgccttagaaaatattttcccagacTATAAAAATACTAAATGGAATACAAAAATCTCAGCATATACAGCAAAGAGACTACAGcagacaaatatttaaaacacacttAAAACTATCATCTACCACGATCATCATGAACATCAAGTATTATTCTAACAATTTTTCTATGATTCATTCGGATTTGATATTTACTTCCCCTCAAGTTTTATTGTAACACCAGATATAGACCAAATTCGGTGTGTCTAGTGGAGGTTACTGGAGGCACCACTGAATAATTCTCTGCGTTCAATTGCTTCTTAAAGCGCGGAAAGTGCAAACTGTATAGAGGAGCCAGTTTTCTGAGGTCAGGGGTCAGCACACTGCAGCCCATGAACACAGCCACACTCGTCTGGCTATGTGCTGTCTGTGGGTGCTTTCATGTTCCAAGAGCAGAGCTGAACAGTGAGGACTGTATGTGGCCTTTGGGTCCTCAAAGTCTGAAATCTTTACTATCTGGCCCTGTACCGAAAAAATTTGCCGACCCCTATTTCAGATAAATCACTTCAGGAAATGTTTTCTTGAAGTTAGGACAAGGTAAAATTGTCCCAGGTGAAGAAAATGCGGGCTGAGGTTTGCTGGTTCCATCATATAGTACCATGGCGGATCAAAATAATATACATGTGGATCGCCAACTTTGAGTATTGAATTATTATTCTGGTGTTGTAAGCAAAGTCTGGCTCTGATGAAAGtaccttccctttctctgtgaaCTGGCCATTACGTACCAAGTAACTAACTCGTGTACCCAATTATAGCGACGTACTTACTGTTCAACCCAACCATCTACGTGGCTCTAAAACACAATTTCTAGCCTTTATAAATCAATAATCTTAAACCCTTGGCAACAGACAGAACTAGAAGCAGACCCTTCCCATCCCTCTCTATTGGCATAGATTCTATGAGCACTGTGCTGCTCACCTTTTAGAATCCTTCCCTGTGACATGCATCATAATAATTAGTACTAGTACTACTCCCCAGGCCCACAAACATGTCCCTTTTGACAAAGCGGACTAGGTTTTCTAGGGGGCACATGGGCTTGGAAGAATGCTTGTGGTGGTCCTGGCAAAAAGAGGTGTGGAACGTGACATCAACACCATTATAAAGAATCCGGACAGAATGCTCACTGGGCTTTTCTCTGTCTTGCCAGAGCTCAAAGATCAACCTGGCTGCAAACCTTGGGAATCTGGCTTCCATAAGGCCCAAGGCACTGAGAACTGGTGACAGGGTGACATCGTGAGCAGAGTAGAGGGTGAAGACCTCTTCTTTCCTGCCCTCCACGGCACGCTGCATCCGGGTGACGGTCTGATTGAGGATGGGGTGGGCGCCCAGGAGTGCATAGCCCAGATACAGTTTCTtctcccgcctctctctctcgTCCTCTATCTGATGTGTCTTGATCACCTTGAAGTGCTCCATGTCAATACAGCCATTTCTGGTGCACGGGAAGCTGACGTTGTGGCAGAAGTGGCAGAGCATGGAGTCTATGGGGTTGGCCGCTCGAAGCTGTTTGGTGGGGACATCCACGATCCTGGCCATGTCCTCGTAGGTCCTCTCCAGCTGGCTGTTTTTCAAACGTAAGAGGTATTGGCGACGCTGTTCCTTTTCCAGATACTGGTTTCTCAGGGGACAATAGCAGTTTCCGGAGCAGAAGAGAGCACTTGGCTGGTGCCTAAAATGAATCTTCTTCCAGTCAAAATCGGGGAGAAAACCATAAAGCAAGGCCAGCCCACTCTGGAGCGTCCGGCTTTTCCCAGTGGTCTCCAAGTAAAGTTGGTCTGTGGACCAGTTATTCGGCAGGAGTTTGTGTTTCTTTAGATAGATGTCCCTCAGCAGCTGGCCATTCTGCAAATGCTGCACGACTCCTGAAACAAAGGGACACGAGCTGCCCTCACTACTAGCTCAGCAGAAGGAGTAGCAAAGGGAAGTCAAGTCTGTGGCCAACTCTACAATGCTTTAAATCAGTGCCTGAGAATATAACCAAAACCATCCCCCAGCGTGTGGAAGCTCCATCAGCTCGTGAAGGGAGCCCCTTGGGGTTATCATCCATGAAGGGatgggcagagctggggagcaCCAATCCCTCCCTTCttgcccagccccttccctgggaaGGGGCATCGTGACTGGTGGGCCTCAGAAGGCAGGAAATGCCCTGCTGGTAGACGTCAAGGCTGTAATTGGCATGGGCCTAAGGAGAGCTTTCTCCAACCTGCCCAAGGACACAGCATTCTTTAGTATGCAGTGAGGGCCCATGGGAATCACTCAGGTAAAGAGAAAAAGTTGCTTGCTGGCTCCCTAGTCCCCTCACTGCCGGGGagttctctccctcattctccctACTCTCCCAAGCGAAGGCTCTCTGCTAACCTTCTAGCAGCATTCCGTCTAATCCTGCCGCAGGGTTACCAGCTCATCAAGGATATTTTGTCTGCACAGATATGGAATGATTGCTCAGATACCGGATAGAATActtgaaaaaaagcaaagtgcagaACAGTACATTTATTATAgcccttttaaataaaaatgagggaaaagtAAGAATGTATATTTGTAGTTTTGCATAAACTACAGAATGTGTCTGTGTTTTGCATAAAGAACCTTTGGAAGGACATGCAAGAAACTAATACCAATGGTTACCTGGGGATGACAGGGGCACAGAAATGGGATAAATGGAACATaggaacaaaaattttaaatttacctgTTAACTAAAAGtttaacaagttttatttttgaaccaCCACAGTATGGTAACacattatcttgaaaaaaaaaaaaaagaaaagccttatcTTCAAACAGAAAACAATCTGCAAGCTCACCCTCCAAGCAGTAGGATGTAGGGGTGATGGAATCTCAGCAACAGATATGAATTCTCAGAGAGGGTAAGCCACATGCAGGCCCCATGACCAGTTCATGACCAATGTCACTTATTCAGATGCCCAAATGATATGAAAACCTGAGACAACTCAAGGCTGAGGTGCGTGAGACAGAGGGAACTGCTTTGGCCCGGGAAGGGGAACAGCTCAGGAAAGTATCATGAAGGGTGTCTGGGTCCCGTTCTGAAGGAAGAATATCGAGGGAATTCCTTCAGAGATCGGCGCTGACACAGGTCTTAGgcatttatttccaaaatgatTTGCAtaaagaggcaaaccatgagtGACAAAGATTAAGAATCTGTGTCTGGCCCCAATTCACCTCTGGGTCTACCTATGCCTAGGCTACATACATCAAGGCTGAGTGCTTCCCACATGCCAGATCTTTCTCCTTTCATCCTCACAAAAACCTGATAAAGAAGGCATATTATCATCATACccaatttccttattttacagctgaagaaaccGAGCTGTTAAGTGGCAGAGTTGGAACTCAAGACCCCCAATATCCCCGCAGGCCCAACCTCACCCTCCTAGTCCCTGCTCACAGTGCCTTCTCCCTGCATTTTCATGAAGAAATACTATGTTCTAGCCATTTAGGGTCTCTTATCCTCTCCCAACATTTATCTCTTCATGGCTTTGTTCATGCCCTTCCCCTTGCTCTGCCTAGAGAAATCCTCATCCAGTCTCTACCTCCAATACTGCCTTCTCTGtagtcttccttcctcctcctccaggtcaGATCAAGAATTCcttcctgggacacctggatggctcagttggttgagcgtctgacactcggtttcggttcaggtcatgatctcacggctcgtgagtttgagccccgcatccggctctgtgctaacagtacagagcctgcttgggattctctctctccctctctttctgctctctctttcaaaataaataagcttaaaaaaaattccttcctgTTCCAATTTGTCACTGGATCTCCAGGGCTTGAGCTGTAATCACTGAGCCTAGCGTAGGCTGGCACCGTGCTAGGCATTTTACACACGCTAATCTCGCTCACCGCCTCACCGGCCCTGTCGGGCGGACGTCAACGGTCCCGTTTCACAGGCCTGTGCACTCTACAGCCCTGGGTCTACTCTGTAGGACCGTGCAGCTTGCAGCAGCATGGTGAGCTGCCTTCTTGCGCGCTGTCCCATGGCAGCTGCAGGTTCCTTTAGGACAAGCTGGGGAGCATCTACTCATCCAGCCACTCCTCTCTCCTACACTCAGCAGCTGCCAAAGCGTCTTGAATAGAGTAGGCACTAATGATCAATCTTATATAGTTACTGTGGGGGTGCCAAAAGTGCGTTATAAATGGTTATTCTAACATCCATATATTTTTAACgaaatttaaaatagaagataaaagtgagcattaaaaaagagaataagggAACAGGAACAAACAGTACTGAGAAAATGATTTCTAGAGTAATGTTGATTTAGAAAACGATGTAGATAATAGACCAATTGAGAAGAGAGGTCAGAATGAACAATTGTCTCTAAGTGTGTAAGGGCCACCTCCCCCAACCTCTTTTCAGGGAACAGCCCCTGGATCTAGTGGCTGGGCCCCCACTGCTCAAAGCCTAGTCACCCTGACCTCCTAGCCAGCTGATGGCCACTGACCCTGAAGGACCCCATCAGACACACACtcttcgctctctctctctctctcaagaatttgGACTTGGGGCACTCAGTAGTCGggtgaacatctgactcttgattttgggtcaggtcatgatcccagggttgtgggaatgagccctgtgtctggctccatgctgagtatggaacctgctagagattctctttctctcccctctacccctctcccctgctcgtgctttctctctaaaattaaaaaaaaaaaagaggacacccatgagggaaaaaaagaatttggacttGCAGTTCATCTCTGGGTGCGGCTAAGACTGTCACTCTGTGGACAGAGCAAAACCACAGAAGCTGGGACAGACAGCTTTTTTTATTCCTGGTTCCAGTCTCTGGAGGCCTGGTCATATTCTTGCCCTTAAATCTAAGTCTGTGAATCACCCTGAATCCTTACAATAAAtgtacctctttattttttattttttaattttttttttaacatttttatttatttttgagacagggagagacagagcatgaacaggggagggtcagagagagtgagacacagaatctgaaacaggctccaggctctgagccgtcagcacagagcccgacgcggggcttgaactcacggaccgcgagatcatgacctgagccgaagtcggccgcttaacggactgagccacccaggcgcccctaaatgtacCTCTTTAGCTTgagttggtttctgttgcttgcaaccagAGAGTgtgaccagtggttctcagcaaGCATGGCTCTGGTCTCAGGGAGCGTTTGAGGGTTGAGTTGTCACAATAATGTGGGGAAGAACATTCTTGATACTTAGTGGGTGGGGGCCACGGAGCTAGACAGTCTCCACAAGGAACTGTTCTCTGTCCCACATAACTTTTGTGTACCACAAAATATTCCCGCACATGAAAGACCTGTTAAAATACTTTAGCCTACAACCTGTTTCTTTGTGTcataaatataaaaccatttttaCATACCATTAACATCCACTGATTTTTTCCAGATATGCAATATAAATTAAGGGGCGTCTGATCTTACTTTGATCAGAACTTGCCAAAAAAATCATGTCCCAAAACATGGTTTTAGAGTCCCTGGTGTAATATCCCTCAGTCAGACTGCATTTACAACTGTCACAGTTGTCACAGTTGTCCGCATAAATAACCGACTGTGTCATTCTATTTGCTAGTGTGGGTGTGCTCAAGCTTTTATATtgagacataaaattatataacaaattcatttccttttgtttcttctttatattatAGTTAGGGTATCTGATATAATTGCCCTTCTTTAAAATAGGTCatattatatttgaatttcacttCGGGATGGTTAAAGGAGCACCACAAAATACCTGTTAACAAAAAGGGGTGCTTGGTCTGATAGGATGAGAACTCCTGTTTTAAACTACTacaggcctggggtgcctgggattctctctctccctctctctctgcccctcccacacctgagcacacactctctctcaaataaataaactttaaaaaatatgtgacaaATCCACAGGGCATAGGACAGAGACCTTCCTTCCATCAAAGCTGAGGTCCTACAGTACTGGTGGGACAAGGCAACAACATGGCCGGAAGGTTCTCCCAATTCTTCCAAAAAGACTGTGACCATGCAAAAGGTCCTTTGAGATCCCAGACTGAAGTAGGAAGAAACCAGAACCTATTGGGGGATTCCCAGTTCCTTCTCTTCTCAACAGAGGTGACCCCACAGTTAACTCACCAACCTAACATGACAATGAACTGGCTGTGTAGTGGTATGAACAGGGCTACAGAGAGAAAGATGGGCTTCTGTGAGGAACACTCTCAGCCAGACAAACTCCGTGCCCACTGGGGATCTGCCATATGTGTTTGTTCCTGAGATCTCTCCCATCCAAACTTAATCAGGTTATTTTCTTTGAAGTATCGAAGGACATGGGATTGGTTACAGAAATTATGGCCCAGCAAGAGTGGGATAATAGGCAGACATCAGAAATGatgctgttaaaaaataatatagaaacagggagatgaatcataagagactcttgaatacagagaacaaactgagggttgccggaggggttTTGGgtcgggggatgggctaaatgggcaaggggcattaaggaggatacttgctggaatgagcactgggtgttataagtaggtgatgaatcactaaattctattcctgaaatcattattacaccatatgttaactaacgtggatttaaatttaaaaaaaaaaaaaaagaaatgatgttgtTGACAAATATTTGACAGGGAAAGACTATCACAATGTACTGTTAAACGAAAAGGTGAGTTACAAAACACTGTGTTTAGTAAGCTACCACTGTGTGTGCATAAGCATGCACATAAACGAAAGAAAACAGGATACTAATTTCTTCAGTGGACGAGGGTTATGGGTACTTTacgtttttcttccttttgcttgctGTCTTTCCTAACTTCTCTTCCATTGACTATACTGCTTTTGCAATATAAAAAgggttacttttaatttttacaaatcgTGTGTGTAGAGACGTTGGTGGACTCAGAGCTGCTTGAGGTACTAGCCCTTATTCACTCCCGTGAGCCTAGAGCCTAGCCCAGGCGCATCTGCTCCGATGTACGCCAAATGGAGGAGCACACAGGAGAAGGAATGAGCAAATGGCCGCTGTGCATACCTGTCTGCGTGAGCTCGCCCATCTCACACAGTGCGTGATTGGGGTAAAGCGGCAGGGAGTGCAGGGGGCTTTCGAAAGAGGCTCCGGATCCTTTTGACATGTGACTAACGAAAGCTTCCAGTTTAGGGTGATACGGTTTCCTAAAGAGACAACACAGAGAATTAGTGGTCACCGTGCTCCAAAACGGTCCACAAGGGTTTCAACCCCAGTCAGCAAAATCTCAGGTGTGGCATGCCCTGCTCACCCACTGTCATAGGTACTGGCTTAATCACTTCTAAATTCCAGTACCATTATTATGTGACCACTGACGTTCCACAAGGCCAGCCTGAGCCCCTAACCTCTGCTGAAGCAGCCATCATTCCCAGCACTATGGGTGTCACCTTTGCCCTCCACCACCCAGATCCCCAACCTGCGCCCCTCCCGTTTCCCTCCCCAGGCGGCTACGGAATCCCACCGGGTAGTCACGTCCAGGCTGGGAACCCTTCTTgacttctccctcccctgctcccacacatgCCATCTGCCACCCAATCCTGCAGACGTGTCCTCCTGGGGCTTCTCTACCCCCCCCTTCTCCTGCATCCCTGCAGCCACGACCTGCAGCTTTTGTCTGTATGGCACGGGCTCCTC is a window encoding:
- the PXYLP1 gene encoding 2-phosphoxylose phosphatase 1 — protein: MLFRNRFLLLLALAALLAFVSLSLQFFHLTPVSTAKNGVSSKSRKRIMPDPVTEPPVMDPVYEALLYCNIPSVAERSMEGHAPHHFKLVSVHVFIRHGDRYPLYVIPKTKRPEIDCTLLANRKPYHPKLEAFVSHMSKGSGASFESPLHSLPLYPNHALCEMGELTQTGVVQHLQNGQLLRDIYLKKHKLLPNNWSTDQLYLETTGKSRTLQSGLALLYGFLPDFDWKKIHFRHQPSALFCSGNCYCPLRNQYLEKEQRRQYLLRLKNSQLERTYEDMARIVDVPTKQLRAANPIDSMLCHFCHNVSFPCTRNGCIDMEHFKVIKTHQIEDERERREKKLYLGYALLGAHPILNQTVTRMQRAVEGRKEEVFTLYSAHDVTLSPVLSALGLMEARFPRFAARLIFELWQDREKPSEHSVRILYNGVDVTFHTSFCQDHHKHSSKPMCPLENLVRFVKRDMFVGLGSSTSTNYYDACHREGF